GACGGTGTCGGACAACGCGGCGAAACTGCGTGAGACCTCCCGCGCCTACGACGCCCAGGAGTCCGGTGAGGCGGCGCGCTTCGGCGGGATGAACACGTGAACAACCCCTTGGTGGCGACGGCGAAGAGCGACACGACGGCGGTCACCGGCATCGGCATCGCCGAGTCGGCCAACGACCTGGCGCAGGGCATCTCCGACGGCAGCTGGGTCGCCGCCGGTCTGGGCGGTGTCGGTGTCGGACTGGAAGTGCTGTCGATGGTGCTCGACCCGGTCGGCACGGTCGCGTCCTACGGCGTGTCGTGGCTGATCGAGCACGTGCAGCCGCTCAAGGAGGCCCTGGACTGGTTCGCGGGTGACCCACCCGTGATCCGTTCGTTCAGCGAGACCTGGTCCAACGTCGCCGCAGAGGTCGGCCGCATCGCGGAGGAACTGGGCAGCCAGGACGCACCGGGCTGGCAGGGCGCCGCCGCCGACGCCTACCGCGGGCACGCCGCGCAGACGGCCGACGCCATCGCCGGCGCGGGCACGCTGGCAGACGGGGTCGGCACCGGTGTGATGGTCATGGGTGAGGTCGTCGCGGCGGTCCGCGAGATCATCCGCGACCTGGTCGCCGAGGTCGTGGGCAAGCTGATCACGTGGGCGCTGGAAGCCGTCGCCACCCTCGGCCTGGCCACCCCGCTCATCGTCGCCCAGGCCACCTCCACCATCGCCAAGGTCTGCAACCGCATCGCCGACCTGGTCCGCAAACTGGTCAAGACCATCGGCAACGTCACCCCGCGCATCCGCAAGGTCCTCGACAAGCTCGGCGAGATCATGGAAAAGCTGGGCAAACTCGGCCGCAAAGCCGACGGCCCGAGCAGCCCCGGCACCACCACCCCCTCCAGCACCCCCGGCGCACCCGACGCACCCACCGTCAAAGGCCCGGACGGCACCACCAGCCCGTCGAGCTCGACCGGCACCACCAGTCCATCAGGCACAACGAGCCCGTCCGGAACAACGAGCCCGTCCGGAACAACGAGCCCGTCCGGAACAACGAGCCCGTCCGGCACCACCAGCCCGAGCAGCACGACGTCCCCGGACGCACCGAGCAGCACGACGTCCCCCAGCAGCTCACCGGACACGACGAAACCAAGCGGCACCACGTCACCGAACACCAAACCGGACGCGCGCTCGCAGGCCGGTGACAACCCGAAGAGCAGCGCGCGGCCGGAGTCCGACCGGCCCACCTGCGGCGACCCGGTGGACGTCGTCTCGGGCGAGATGCTCCTGCCCCAGACCGATGTCGTCCTCGACGGCACGCTTCCGCTGGTGGTGAAGCGAACCCACCTGTCCCGGCACCGCATCGGCGCTCGTTTCGGCACGGCCTGGGCGTCGACGCTGGACCAGCGGCTGGAAGTGGACGACGAAGGCGTCTGCTTCGTCACCGAGGACGGCATGGTCCTGCTCTACCCCGATCCCGGCGCCGACCGGGCGTTCCCGGTGGAAGGCCCGCGGTGGCCCCTGACCCGGAGCGAGGACGGGACGTACGCGGTCACCGACGCGGCGGCGAAGCGCATCCGGCACTTCGCGCCGGCACCGGGCAAGGTCCGGCCGTTGACCGCTGTCACCGACTTCAACGGCAACCGCATCGACATCGACCACGACGCGGCCGGGGTGCCGACCGCGATCCGCCACTCCGGCGGGTACCGGCTCACCGTGCACTCGATCGACGGCCTGGTGACCGCGATCGTGCTCACCGGCCGAGAGGACATCACCCTGGTGCGGTACGGCTACGACGCCGGCACGCTCACGGAGGTGGTGAACTCCTCCGGCGCGGCGCTGAGGTTCACCTACGACGACGCCGGTCGCATCGTGCGATGGCAGGACCGCAACGGCATGTGGTACCGCTACCGGTACGACGAGCGGGGCCGCTGCGTGGTCAACGAGGGCGCGGGAGGTTTCCTCACCGGCACCTTCGCCTACTTCGACCACCTCACCGTGTACACCGACTCCCTGGGCCACCGCAGCGAGTACTACTTCAACGACGCGTTCCAGGTGGTCCGGCAGGTCGACCCGAACGGTGCCGTGGTGGTGTCCGAGTGGGACCGCTACGACCGGCTGCTCAGCCGGACCAACCCGCTCGGCCACACGACCCGCTTCACCTACGACGACGCGGGCGACCTCATCGCGGTGACCGACCCGGACGGCCGCGCCACGCTCGCCGAGTACGACGCCCTCCGCCAGCCGACCGTGGTGACCACGCGCGACGGTTCCGTGTGGCGCAACGAGTACGACGAGCGCGGCAACCTCGTGGCGGTCACCGACCCGAACGGCGTCGTCACCCGCTACCACGTCGACGACCACGGCCATGTCGTCGGACTCACCAACGCACTCGGCCACACCAGGCGAGTGGAGAACAACGCCGCGGGACTGCCCGTCGCGTCCACCGACTTCCTCGGTGCCACAACGCGTTACACCCGTGACGCCCTCGGTCGGGTCAGCTCCGTCATCGACCCCCTCGGTGGCGTCACGAGTCTGCAATGGACGGTGGAAGGCCGGCTCATCCGCTGCACCCAGCCCGACGGCACGACCGAGCACTGGCGCTACGACGGCGAAGGCAACGAGATCGCACACGTCGACGCACTGGGCCAGGTGAGCCGCACCGAGTACACCGGCTTCGACCTCCCGTCCGCGAGCATCGACGTCGACGGCGGCAGGATGGAGTTCGGCTACGACACCGAACTGCGCCTGGTGTCGGTCACCAACCAGCGCGGCATGGTGTGGCGCTACGTCTACGACCCGGCCGGGAACCTGGTCGCGGAGACCGACTTCACCGGTCGCACGCTGTCCTACCAGAACGACGCGGCGGGCCGGCTCGTCGCGCGCACCAACGGTGCCGGCGAGGTGATGGCGTTGCGCTACGACACGCGCGGCAACGTCGTCGAGAAACGCGTCGGCGACGCGGTCACCACCTACGAGTTCGACGCGGTCGACCAGCTGGTCAGGGCCGTTGGGCCGCACGCGGAGCTGACCTTCCGGCGCGACCGGCTCGGCCGGGTGACCCGGGAAACCTGCAACGGCCGGGCCATCGAGTCGGTGTACGACCTGCTGGGGAACCGCACGCTGCGCACCACACCGGCGGGAGTGGTGACAGCCTGGGAGTACGACGCGAACGGCCGGCCGGTGGGCGTGCACGTGGGCGGGCGCAGCATCCGGGTCGGC
This DNA window, taken from Saccharothrix variisporea, encodes the following:
- a CDS encoding RHS repeat-associated core domain-containing protein; this encodes MNNPLVATAKSDTTAVTGIGIAESANDLAQGISDGSWVAAGLGGVGVGLEVLSMVLDPVGTVASYGVSWLIEHVQPLKEALDWFAGDPPVIRSFSETWSNVAAEVGRIAEELGSQDAPGWQGAAADAYRGHAAQTADAIAGAGTLADGVGTGVMVMGEVVAAVREIIRDLVAEVVGKLITWALEAVATLGLATPLIVAQATSTIAKVCNRIADLVRKLVKTIGNVTPRIRKVLDKLGEIMEKLGKLGRKADGPSSPGTTTPSSTPGAPDAPTVKGPDGTTSPSSSTGTTSPSGTTSPSGTTSPSGTTSPSGTTSPSGTTSPSSTTSPDAPSSTTSPSSSPDTTKPSGTTSPNTKPDARSQAGDNPKSSARPESDRPTCGDPVDVVSGEMLLPQTDVVLDGTLPLVVKRTHLSRHRIGARFGTAWASTLDQRLEVDDEGVCFVTEDGMVLLYPDPGADRAFPVEGPRWPLTRSEDGTYAVTDAAAKRIRHFAPAPGKVRPLTAVTDFNGNRIDIDHDAAGVPTAIRHSGGYRLTVHSIDGLVTAIVLTGREDITLVRYGYDAGTLTEVVNSSGAALRFTYDDAGRIVRWQDRNGMWYRYRYDERGRCVVNEGAGGFLTGTFAYFDHLTVYTDSLGHRSEYYFNDAFQVVRQVDPNGAVVVSEWDRYDRLLSRTNPLGHTTRFTYDDAGDLIAVTDPDGRATLAEYDALRQPTVVTTRDGSVWRNEYDERGNLVAVTDPNGVVTRYHVDDHGHVVGLTNALGHTRRVENNAAGLPVASTDFLGATTRYTRDALGRVSSVIDPLGGVTSLQWTVEGRLIRCTQPDGTTEHWRYDGEGNEIAHVDALGQVSRTEYTGFDLPSASIDVDGGRMEFGYDTELRLVSVTNQRGMVWRYVYDPAGNLVAETDFTGRTLSYQNDAAGRLVARTNGAGEVMALRYDTRGNVVEKRVGDAVTTYEFDAVDQLVRAVGPHAELTFRRDRLGRVTRETCNGRAIESVYDLLGNRTLRTTPAGVVTAWEYDANGRPVGVHVGGRSIRVGYDPAGREVRRQVGGATVSQTWDVNHRLIGQRLTDSFARPQQQRAYRYRADGAVTAVGDQLTGVRAFDLDRSGRVTAVRGQGWTERYAYDESGNVTDATWPDRHTEDQGPREYAGALLRRSGNVFYQHDLQGRVVTRTRRTLSGRQQTWRYTWDAEDRLIGVTTPDGTAWRYLHDPMGRRIAKQRLDGDQVVEETLFTWDGVHLAEQSSVVAERPDVLTTTWDRDGVRPVSQVERRTLAQQVVDERFYAIVTDLLGTPTELVDESGGIAWHARRTLWGVTSRDARTVTDTPLRFPGQYFDPETGLHYNYFRHYDPANGQYTSADPLGLVGGANPRAYAPNPMTWLDYLGLLTCKQNAKILRDNMAAEGRAPKPGEAAAHIVPSGGSQNQWAFGAKSRDLLDAHGVDINDAANGIPLGHPTPHNYTHRGGFHEKVYRDLEQVVSRGQARGLDTNAIGGLLRDRLRSIGRQVEAELAGGAPGPGAYWTA